The nucleotide window ATCGGGTGCGGCGCGGGGCGGAAGCGCACGACGACCTCGCTCACCTTCTTCTTCAGCCGCTTCCCCGTGCGCAGGTAGAAGGGGACGTCGGCCCAGCGCCAGTTGTCGATCCACACGCGCAGCGCCGCGAACGTCTCCGTGCGTGAATCCGGCGCGACGTTGGGCTCCTCGCGGTAGCCGGGCATCTCCCCGTCCTCCGAGCGCGCGTACTGGCCGCGCACCGCGTCGTGGTTCACGTCCTCGCCGCGGATGGGGCGGATGGAGCGCAGCACCTTCACCTTCTCGGTGCGGATGGAGTCCGCGTCGTAGCTCGCGGGCGCCTCCATGGCGACGAGGGCGAGCACCTGCAGGAGGTGGCTCTGCACCATGTCGCGGAGCGCGCCGGCCTTCTCGTAGTAGCCCGCGCGCTGCTCCACGCCGACGGTCTCCGCGACGGTGATCTCCACGTGGTCCACGTAGTTGCGGCTCCACACCGGCTCCCAGATCACGTTCCCGAAGCGGAAGACCAGGATGTTCTGCGTGGTCTCCTTCCCCAGGTAGTGGTCGATGCGGAAGATCTGCCGCTCGTCGAACACCCGGTGCAGGTCGTCGTTCAGCTTCCTGGCCGATTCCAGGTCGTGCCCGAACGGCTTCTCCACGATGATCCGGGTGAAGCACCTGTCCCGCGGGTCGCACACCATCCCCGCGCGCCCCAGCTGCTCGGCGACGAGCTCCATCACCCCCGGCGGGACGGCCAGGTAGTAGAGCCGGTTTCCGCCGCACCCGTGCTCCTCGTCCATCTCCTTCAGCCGCTGGTCCAGCGCGCGGAAGCCCGCGGGATCCTCGAAAACGGAGCCGACGTAGGCCAGATGGGGGGAGAAGCGCGCCCACTCCTCGTCGCTCGGCTTCGTGGCGAACTCGGCCAGCGCGTCGTGCATGCGCCGGCGGAACTCGCCGTCGTCCATCTTCTCGCGCGCGAAGCCGACGACGGCGAAGTGTTCGGGAAGGAGGCCGTCGCAGAAGAGCTTGTAGACGGCGGGCATCAGCTTGCGGCGCGTGAGGTCGCCCGTGGCGCCGAAGATGACCAGCGCCAGCGGCTGCGGCGTGCGCCCGCTCTTCATGGTCTTGCGCAGCGGCGTCTCCGCCGGCGCGCCCGAGGCCATGGTGACCTCGGTGGAGGAATTCGGGTCGCTCATCCGCCGACGTGCCCTCCGCCGCCCGCGGCCTTCACCGCGTGCCCGCCGAACTGGTTGCGTAGCGCGGCGATGACCTGCGCGCCGTAGCTCTGCTCCTGCCGCGAGCGGAAGCGCTGCAGCAGCGACAGGGTAATGACGGGCGCGGGGACGTCGAGGTCGAGCGCGGTCTGCACCGTCCACCGCCCCTCGCCGCTGTCGGCCACCCATCCCTTGATCGATTCGAGGTCCTGCCCCTCCGCGGCGTAGGCGCGCTCCAGCAGCTCCAGCAGCCAGGAGCGGACGACGCTGCCGTGGTTCCACAGCCCGGCGATGGCGCGCAGGTCGAGGGGATACTCGCTGGCGTGCATGATCTCGAACCCCTCGGCGTACGCCTGCAGCAGCCCGTACTCGATGCCGTTGTGCACCATCTTCACGAAGTGCCCGGCGCCGCTCGGGCCCACGTGGAGATAGCCGTCCTCCGGCGCGAGGGTGCGGAACGCCGGCTCGCAGATG belongs to Longimicrobium sp. and includes:
- the zwf gene encoding glucose-6-phosphate dehydrogenase, with protein sequence MSDPNSSTEVTMASGAPAETPLRKTMKSGRTPQPLALVIFGATGDLTRRKLMPAVYKLFCDGLLPEHFAVVGFAREKMDDGEFRRRMHDALAEFATKPSDEEWARFSPHLAYVGSVFEDPAGFRALDQRLKEMDEEHGCGGNRLYYLAVPPGVMELVAEQLGRAGMVCDPRDRCFTRIIVEKPFGHDLESARKLNDDLHRVFDERQIFRIDHYLGKETTQNILVFRFGNVIWEPVWSRNYVDHVEITVAETVGVEQRAGYYEKAGALRDMVQSHLLQVLALVAMEAPASYDADSIRTEKVKVLRSIRPIRGEDVNHDAVRGQYARSEDGEMPGYREEPNVAPDSRTETFAALRVWIDNWRWADVPFYLRTGKRLKKKVSEVVVRFRPAPHPILDNVEGDTPAPNALVLKIQPQEGISLFFEAKVPGMRGELRPVSMDFDYSRAFQRESPEAYQRLLLDAMVGDATLFAREDEVVAAWTLVTPILEEWARGGEPEPYAAGGWGPACSDRLLRDDGREWHEP
- the gnd gene encoding decarboxylating 6-phosphogluconate dehydrogenase; this encodes MRLGMVGLGKMGGNMVTRLLGGGHEVVVFDRDPEVTRKVGEAQGATAVASLEEMAQALQSPRVVWVMVPAGAPTEDTLQKLAALLHPGDVLIDGGNSNFHDSQRRAAELEERGLHFVDAGTSGGVWGLKVGYCLMVGGAPEAVSICEPAFRTLAPEDGYLHVGPSGAGHFVKMVHNGIEYGLLQAYAEGFEIMHASEYPLDLRAIAGLWNHGSVVRSWLLELLERAYAAEGQDLESIKGWVADSGEGRWTVQTALDLDVPAPVITLSLLQRFRSRQEQSYGAQVIAALRNQFGGHAVKAAGGGGHVGG